A region of Streptomyces sp. NBC_01750 DNA encodes the following proteins:
- a CDS encoding tRNA adenosine deaminase-associated protein, which produces MYFAALLARTQDGWLASDTELDDVETLSDLTDLARDASVDEDTVLVFIEQEDAWFGLVRVEGEEDPRIYVSDAAAAARSSYGEILTKELLGGDDDDPADDLDALDLDGTEDGEPDEDDEDEADGESGPVGEFVPAGPVGDRDILMDLGLSEKELLALDTDALLEIADALGAAEVLETVR; this is translated from the coding sequence GTGTACTTCGCCGCACTGCTCGCGCGCACTCAAGACGGGTGGCTAGCGAGCGACACAGAGCTCGACGATGTGGAGACCCTGTCGGATCTGACCGACCTGGCCCGTGATGCCTCGGTGGACGAGGACACGGTGCTCGTCTTCATCGAGCAGGAGGACGCTTGGTTCGGTCTCGTCCGCGTCGAGGGCGAGGAAGACCCTCGTATCTACGTCTCGGACGCGGCCGCGGCCGCACGCTCCTCGTACGGGGAGATCCTGACCAAGGAACTGCTCGGCGGGGACGATGACGACCCGGCCGACGATCTCGACGCGCTGGACCTCGACGGCACGGAAGACGGAGAGCCCGACGAGGACGACGAGGACGAGGCGGACGGCGAGTCCGGCCCGGTCGGCGAGTTTGTGCCGGCCGGACCGGTCGGCGACCGCGACATCCTCATGGACCTGGGACTGTCGGAGAAGGAGCTGCTGGCGCTGGACACTGACGCACTTCTGGAGATCGCGGACGCACTGGGCGCCGCCGAGGTACTGGAGACCGTCCGCTAG
- a CDS encoding nucleoside deaminase, which produces MRLALEEAERAALSGDVPVGAVVLAADGTVLSTGHNEREATGDPTAHAEVLAIRRAAAQLSDSAAGSASGKGGTGRRAGEWRLTGCTLVVTLEPCTMCAGAIVQSRVDRVVYGARDEKAGAAGSLWDVVRDRRLNHRPEVILGVLEAECAEQLTDFFRDR; this is translated from the coding sequence ATGCGCCTTGCCCTGGAAGAGGCGGAACGCGCGGCGCTGTCCGGCGATGTGCCGGTCGGCGCTGTCGTGCTGGCCGCGGACGGCACGGTCCTCTCCACCGGTCACAACGAGCGTGAGGCGACGGGCGACCCGACGGCGCACGCGGAGGTGCTGGCGATCCGCCGTGCGGCCGCGCAGTTGAGCGATTCGGCGGCGGGCAGCGCATCCGGCAAGGGCGGTACTGGGAGACGGGCGGGCGAGTGGCGGCTGACCGGCTGCACGCTCGTCGTCACGCTGGAGCCATGCACGATGTGCGCGGGCGCGATCGTGCAGTCCCGGGTGGACCGGGTGGTCTACGGCGCACGGGACGAGAAGGCGGGCGCGGCGGGTTCACTGTGGGACGTCGTACGGGACCGGAGGCTCAACCACCGGCCCGAAGTCATCCTCGGCGTCCTGGAGGCCGAGTGCGCCGAACAGCTGACGGACTTCTTCAGGGACCGCTGA
- a CDS encoding RNA polymerase sigma factor SigF, whose protein sequence is MSVEQGSSKVLTLTKSAPAPAVPDSSEAIDTRTLSRSLFLRLRALDSEGTGDTPERTYVRDTLIELNLPLVRYAAARFRSRNEPMEDIVQVGTIGLIKAIDRFDCERGVEFPTFAMPTVVGEIKRFFRDTSWSVRVPRRLQELRLALTKASDELAQKLDRSPTVPELAAVLGVSEEDVVDGLAVGNAYTASSLDSPSPEDDGGEGSLADRLGYEDTALEGVEYRESLKPLLAKLPPRERQIIMLRFFANMTQSQIGEEVGISQMHVSRLLTRTLAQLREGLIAD, encoded by the coding sequence ATGTCCGTAGAACAGGGCAGCTCGAAGGTGCTCACGCTCACAAAGAGCGCACCCGCACCTGCCGTGCCTGACAGCTCGGAAGCCATCGACACCCGCACTCTGTCCCGCTCCCTGTTCCTGCGGCTCCGCGCGCTGGACTCCGAGGGAACGGGCGACACCCCGGAGCGCACCTATGTGCGCGACACTCTCATCGAGCTCAATCTGCCCCTCGTGCGGTACGCCGCGGCGCGGTTCCGGTCCCGCAACGAGCCGATGGAGGACATCGTCCAGGTCGGCACGATCGGCCTGATCAAGGCGATCGACCGGTTCGACTGCGAACGGGGCGTGGAATTCCCGACGTTCGCGATGCCGACGGTCGTAGGCGAGATCAAGCGCTTCTTCCGCGACACCTCGTGGTCGGTGCGGGTGCCGCGCCGGCTCCAGGAGCTGCGGCTCGCGCTCACCAAGGCCAGCGACGAGCTGGCCCAGAAGCTTGACCGCTCCCCGACCGTTCCCGAACTCGCCGCGGTGCTCGGGGTGTCGGAGGAGGACGTGGTCGACGGTCTCGCCGTCGGCAACGCCTACACCGCCTCCTCGCTGGATTCGCCCTCGCCCGAGGACGACGGCGGCGAGGGCTCGCTCGCCGACCGGCTGGGGTACGAGGACACGGCGCTGGAGGGCGTCGAGTACCGCGAGTCGCTCAAGCCCCTGCTGGCCAAACTCCCGCCCCGCGAGCGGCAGATCATCATGCTGCGGTTCTTCGCCAATATGACCCAGTCGCAGATCGGCGAGGAGGTCGGCATCTCGCAGATGCATGTCTCGCGGCTGCTGACCCGTACGCTCGCGCAGCTGCGGGAGGGCCTGATCGCCGACTGA
- the upp gene encoding uracil phosphoribosyltransferase, with protein MRIHVVDHPLVAHKLTTLRDKRTDSPTFRRLADELVTLLAYEATRDVRTEQVDIETPVTGTTGVKLSHPRPLVVPILRAGLGMLEGMVRLLPTAEVGFLGMIRNEETLEASTYATRMPEDLSGRQVYVLDPMLATGGTLVAAIRELIKRGADDVTAVVLLAAPEGVEVMERELAGTPVTVVTASVDERLNEHGYIVPGLGDAGDRMYGTVD; from the coding sequence ATGCGGATCCATGTCGTCGACCACCCGCTGGTGGCGCACAAACTCACCACGCTGCGCGACAAGCGCACCGACTCCCCGACCTTCCGGCGCCTCGCCGATGAGCTGGTCACCCTGCTCGCGTACGAGGCCACCAGGGACGTGCGCACCGAGCAGGTCGACATCGAGACCCCGGTGACCGGGACGACGGGCGTGAAGCTCTCGCACCCGCGCCCGCTGGTGGTGCCGATCCTGCGGGCCGGCCTGGGAATGCTCGAGGGCATGGTCCGGCTGCTGCCGACCGCCGAAGTGGGCTTCCTCGGGATGATCCGTAACGAGGAGACCCTGGAGGCGTCGACGTACGCGACGCGGATGCCCGAGGACCTTTCGGGCCGCCAGGTGTACGTGCTCGACCCGATGCTGGCCACCGGCGGCACGCTGGTCGCGGCGATCCGGGAGCTGATCAAGCGCGGCGCTGACGATGTGACCGCGGTCGTGCTGCTCGCGGCGCCGGAGGGCGTCGAGGTGATGGAGCGCGAGCTGGCGGGCACGCCGGTCACCGTGGTCACCGCCTCGGTCGATGAGCGGCTCAACGAACACGGCTACATCGTGCCGGGCCTGGGCGACGCGGGCGACCGCATGTACGGGACCGTGGACTAG
- a CDS encoding Dabb family protein, which yields MIRHLVLFKLNEGVERDEPRVAAGVKAFQALDGVVPELEFWECAWNITDRPIAYDFAINSAVSDREALERYIGHPAHQAAAGQWREFATWVIADYEF from the coding sequence TTGATCCGCCATCTGGTCCTCTTCAAGCTCAATGAGGGGGTCGAACGCGACGAGCCGCGGGTGGCCGCCGGCGTGAAGGCCTTCCAGGCACTCGACGGGGTCGTGCCCGAGCTGGAGTTCTGGGAGTGCGCCTGGAACATCACCGACCGGCCGATCGCCTATGACTTCGCCATCAACTCCGCGGTGTCCGACCGCGAGGCGCTGGAGCGGTACATCGGGCATCCGGCCCATCAGGCAGCCGCCGGTCAGTGGCGCGAGTTCGCCACCTGGGTGATCGCCGACTACGAGTTCTGA
- a CDS encoding RNA polymerase sigma factor SigF, with product MPASTAPQVPPQNERPDDTPAPGKPQSRGADTRALTQVLFGQLKGLEPGTSEHSRVRGALIEANLPLVRYAAARFRSRNEPMEDVVQVGTIGLINAIDRFDPDRGVQFPTFAMPTVVGEIKRYFRDNVRTVHVPRRLHELWVQVNGATEDLTTAHGRTPTTAEIAERLKIGEDEVLACIEAGRSYHATSLEAAQEGDGLPGLLDRLGYEDPALAGVEHRDLVRHLLVQLPEREQRILMLRYYNNLTQSQISQELGVSQMHVSRLLARSFARLRSANRIEA from the coding sequence GTGCCGGCCAGTACTGCGCCTCAGGTGCCGCCCCAGAACGAGCGGCCCGACGACACCCCGGCCCCCGGAAAACCACAGAGCCGGGGCGCGGACACCCGGGCACTGACCCAGGTGCTCTTCGGCCAGCTCAAAGGGCTGGAGCCGGGCACTTCGGAACACTCCCGGGTGCGTGGGGCGCTGATCGAGGCGAATCTGCCCCTCGTGCGGTACGCCGCCGCCCGGTTCCGCTCCCGCAACGAGCCGATGGAGGACGTCGTCCAGGTCGGCACGATCGGGCTCATCAACGCGATCGACCGCTTCGACCCGGACCGCGGCGTGCAGTTCCCGACGTTCGCCATGCCCACCGTGGTCGGTGAGATCAAGCGGTACTTCCGCGACAACGTACGGACCGTCCATGTGCCGCGGCGGCTCCATGAGCTCTGGGTGCAGGTCAACGGCGCCACCGAGGATCTGACGACGGCTCATGGGCGCACCCCGACGACGGCCGAGATCGCCGAGCGACTGAAGATCGGCGAGGACGAGGTGCTGGCCTGTATCGAGGCCGGACGCTCGTACCACGCGACCTCCCTGGAGGCGGCCCAGGAGGGCGACGGGCTGCCGGGGCTGCTCGACCGGCTCGGTTACGAGGACCCGGCGCTGGCCGGGGTCGAACACCGCGACCTCGTACGCCATCTGCTCGTACAACTGCCCGAGCGGGAACAGCGGATCCTCATGCTCCGCTACTACAACAATCTGACGCAGTCACAGATCAGCCAGGAACTGGGCGTTTCGCAGATGCATGTGTCAAGGCTGCTTGCCCGAAGCTTTGCCCGACTCAGGTCCGCAAACAGGATCGAGGCGTAG